TACCTCATTGACAAGATGAGCGAGATCATTATCGAGAACGAAGTGCCATTCTGCGAGCTGGATTCCCATGCCGGCGACGGAGACTTTGGCATGAGCGTGGCAAAAGGCTTCAAGCAGCTGAAAGCGGAATGGAAGGATATCGCGGGCGAGTCCAAGGATATCGGCAGCTTCCTGCATGCCTGCTCCCTGATCATTATGGAGCATTGCGGCGGCGCTTCCGGCCCGATCTGGGGCTCGGCCTTCCGCGCGGGCGGCAAATATGCCGAAGGCAAAACGGAGCTGACTGTTGCCGAGGTAGCAGAACTGCTTGATGCGGTAGTGAAAGGCATTCAGGCAACCGGCGAAAGATCGTTTGGCCGCGGCGCCGTTGTAGGCGACAAGACGCTCATCGACGCGTTGATCCCTTATGCGCAAAGCTGGAAATCCGCGGCGGAAGCGGGAACCGAGCTGAAGTCTGCCGGCATTGCGGCTGCGGATGCAGCGGTCGAAGGCGCCAAACAAACCGAGACTATCGTTGCCCGCATGGGCCGCGCCGGCACCGTCGGCGAACGCAGCATCGGTTATCCCGATGCGGGCGCTTACGCGCTTGGGGTTATTTTCACGGGATTGTCGGTCGTGTTGAAATAGCAGGTGGATATAGAAACAGCAGCAGTCGTGATGACTGCTGCTGTTTACTATATGGAAGAACTTTTGCTCGCACACTCTTAAAACCCGCCTCTGGAATGAATAATTTGACCGGTTATCCATTCTGAATCATCGCTTGCTAGAAACGTGATCAGACGCGCTGCATCTTCCGGAAGTCCAATCCGGCCCATCGGGAACTGCGGCAACAGACCCTCTTTCAACTCTTCGGACATCCAGCCCGTATCGGTAGGACCGGGATCAACGGCGTTTACCGTTATGCGAAGCGGAGCCAGCTCTGCGGCCAGCGATTCGGTAAAGACGGAAATAGTGCCTTTTGTTGCTGCATATGCAAGATTCCCGGGCATAGGGCCTTTCCCCTGGCCGGAGGTAAGGTTGATGATTCGTCCGCCTAATTTGCAAAGGGTGGATTGCTCTGCCTCAAGCATGCGAGCGAATTCCGCAGTTAACATAAATGTACCCCTGATATTTACCGCGCAATGCGCGTCAATCAGAGCTTCGGTCAACTGCCGGAAATCGGCATCCACGCTGTAAGTCGCGTTATTCACGAGAATGGTCGGAATACCAACGGTCTTCCGCACTTCTTCCAATAGCAACAAGCCCGAACCCGGCAAAGCAAGATCCAACTCCATATTTCCTACTTTTCGACCTGATTGACGAAGCTCCCCGGCGAAAAGATCAGGCCAGCTTTCATTGGCGTCATTCGGATATATATTTTTATCGTAGTCATACAGATGCGTAAAGAACAGATCGGCCCCTTCGGCGGCAAATGTCCGGCAAATGGCGGCTCCAATTCCACCGGGGCGGGTCACTCCCGTAACGATGGCGATTTTTCCTTTTAATCTGGCCATTTTAGATTTACCTCCCGTATCAGTTATAGTGGTCCTGCTAACGAAACCTCATATGCTTATTTATCAAAAAACAACAGTTTTACGATTCTAACGAAACCTCGTAACGCTATTTGGTTCCTTGAAGACATCATAATACGTTTTTATGGACTATAGCGATATGAGGATTCGTTACAAATCCAAATGCCGTCATTTCGAGCCGATAGCGCTATGCAGGTTCGTTAGCCCAAAATGACGCAAAGAAAAACAGCCAATCAAAGACTGGCTGCCGGCATGCAAAATGATTCATTTTTTGTTTTTCTTTGAAGCCATCCAGAAAACGAGAATAACGACGGGAATAAAGATAAACCAAGGAATATGAATCGTGCTTTGGGTAATCACGGCGAGCACCAGTACGCCTAAAGCGCCAATAATGAGCCAGAGGCAACCTCTGCCAAACGTCTCCATGCCTACGAATCCTCCTCCCTCTTTGACTGCCTTCTTTAAGCCAATTGTATTAATCGGGACTCGATAATAAAACGGCGAAGGCAACAAAAAGCCGGAAGAAGCATTATCGTTTCAGTTTATTTTCAAGTTCGAGCTCAAGATGCCATTCGTACCGTCCGTAACCGGGAATAACCGAGGTTTCTCCTTCGTCCCAAGCCGCGGAGGCATCGTCGAGGAAGCCGGTTGCGGGCTCCAGCGCGACATGATACTGATTCAAATAACCGCCGTAATTCGCCCATACCGCCAAATAAGGAACCTGCTCTTTCGGGAATGTCATCGTCAGCATCTCCCCGCTTGCCGGATCATATAAGGAAGCCCGGCCTTCCGGCAGCGTACCGTCAAAATAAAACTTCTCCGCGGTTTCCGCGCTTGCCGCTTCCGCGATATTTAAGCTAACGTCCGGCAGAGGCCTTGGCCACGGCAGAAGCGTCCCCTTATCGCCAAGTCTGCGATTATGGGAGTAGGATACCGCAATTCGTTCCAGCTTTGCGGGTACGATAATTTCCATTCCCGCTTCGACTTGAAACAAAGGATGAGCCGCCCATAGAAACGGGAGAGGTTCTGCTCCTAGATTATGAGCGATATAATCAATCCTCAAGCGGCCTTCTTCCGTAAAAGAGTAGGTCTTCTCCAACCGGTAAGGCAGTCTGCGGCCTTCCACTTCGCAAAACAAACGATTATCCCGCAGGCCGCATTGCCAAGCCAGCGACCATACCTCGCCGTGATCGGGCAGATCGATGCCCGCCCAGGGCGATTGCTGCAGGCGGCAAGCGTCAACCGTCGGGAACATCTCGTCCCAGCCGCTGCCGTCAGCTACCGCGAATGAACTGGCATACCCCAAGTTGCCAAGCGGAAGCGTAGTGCGGGACAGCCACTCTCGGCTGGTGGCAGCGTCCTTCAGCGATACGACCTTGCTGCCCAGCGACGGAATAAGCGTCAGCTCCAGCATGGAAGAACAGCCTCTCCATGCCTCGTAACCCTCGAACATCACTTTCTCCCAATACATGCTTGTCATTGTCTTCAAGCACCTCCCGTTCTTATTGAAGCAGCTTCCGCAAATAAGGGAGCGTTATGCAGTCCTCAGCGGACTGTACCTCGCTCCCGTTAAATTATGACATGTAGGCCAAGGCCGGCAAGCTGCGATGAATAGCGGCACCCTGATGGGTCGGCTCAAGCTCCAGCACTTCGCGGAAATGCTCTTCGGCTGTTGCTGCCTGCCCTAAGCCTAATTGACCAAGCGCTATCATGTAGTGGCAATGAATGCGGTTCTTTTTGTCCAGATCCTCGTCGAAGACCAGGAAATCCGGAAGCGATACCGCAAAGTAATCGATTTTCTGCGGCTGGAACAAATGCTGCTCGCCGTAGTCGACCAGCTTGTTGAAGCGGCTGCGCGCTTCCCGCTCGCGTCCCAGCTCGCGCAAAGCCACGCCTTGGTAATAAATCATGTGAGGCGGCTGATCGTTGTAGAACATGGCGCTGGTTGGTTCGTCCAGCCCTTCCGAAGCCAGCGACCAGAAGGTCTCAGCCTGCTCCGCGTGGCCAAGGATCCGGTACGCAATGCCGAGATAGTAGTTGATATTGTTCTCCTGCGCGCCATCAAGCTTGCCCTCGTTGATGGACAACGGATATTGTTTGGCCGCTTCCAGCTGGTTGATGGCTTCGGCGGCTTGCCCTTGCTCCAGAAGCTGCTTAGCGAGCTCTACGCGAGCCAGTACGTATTGAGCCGGCACCTTTCCTTCTCCACCCTCCCAAGGATGGAAATAACGGGCGAAGATGAGCTTCAGCGCTTCTTCATGACGGCCAAGCGAGTTGTGAAGCGTTACGTATTCAAGATACAAATCATCGCGAAGCAGGACCAGCTCCTTATTCCGCTCCAAGATGGTCAAGCGTTGCTCCGCCGTATAGGCCAGCTTCTTGTACAGCTGATCCAGCTCGTAGAAGATGCGGGCGTCATCCGGCGCCAAGGCATGGGCTTTCTCAAGCGAAGCCAAGGCGGCTTCCGGCTTGTTCTGTTTATTGTAATAAGCAAGCGCGAGATTACGGTGAACGGTCGCGTAATTGCCGTCGATGCCGGTCGAAGCCTCCCAGCTTGCCGCGGCTTCGGCATGGCGCTTCTTGTCATACAGCAGGTTGCCGAGATAATAGAACGCTCTTGCGTCATCCGCGCGCATCCGGGACGCATGGGTCAGGGCGACGTAATCCGCAATCGTATTCGGGAAGCAGTAAG
This region of Paenibacillus sp. JDR-2 genomic DNA includes:
- a CDS encoding SDR family oxidoreductase, whose product is MARLKGKIAIVTGVTRPGGIGAAICRTFAAEGADLFFTHLYDYDKNIYPNDANESWPDLFAGELRQSGRKVGNMELDLALPGSGLLLLEEVRKTVGIPTILVNNATYSVDADFRQLTEALIDAHCAVNIRGTFMLTAEFARMLEAEQSTLCKLGGRIINLTSGQGKGPMPGNLAYAATKGTISVFTESLAAELAPLRITVNAVDPGPTDTGWMSEELKEGLLPQFPMGRIGLPEDAARLITFLASDDSEWITGQIIHSRGGF